GCGCAGTCTGACAGTGCCCAGGCACCAAAGAAAAAGACGACGCTTACCGTTGGCGTCAGCTACCTGAACAATGCCAATTACTACGGTCAAAAGGCGGAACAAAATATGCCTTATATATCGGCGTCGGCTTCGTTAAAACTTAAGCCGGGATTGTATTTTACCGGAACGGGCATCCGCCTGCTGAACGATTCCGGCAATGTAGTCTCAGCCTCCGCCGCCGGCATCGGCTGGGCATTTAATCTTGGTAAAAAACTCACCGCAGACTTAAGTTACAGCCATACTTTTTATCCTGCCAATTCCGCGTTCCTGCAAGCTTCCAATCCGGATAATTTCAGTGCATCAGTGGCTTACGAATACTGGATGACGACGGCCGTAAATGCAGATTATATGCGTGGGAAGGATCAATATGACATATTCACTTCGGTAAGTACGGAAAAACAGATCAACCTCGGAAGCTTCGGCCCGAACGACCTGATTACGCTTACGCCCAATGTAGACGTGACGGCCGGTACGCAGCATTTTTACCAGACTTACGTTGCCGAAAAACGCCTGCGTGACAGTCTGCTCGCCATCCTGTTACCCGGCTATCCCGCGCCGGAGCCGGAAACGACGACAGTTACCAATACAAGCTTCGATATTATTTCTTACAACCTGCGTTTGCCGCTCGCTTACAACCGGGCACATATGATGATTGAAGCGGCTTACCAGTTGTCGGTACTCGGCAAAAAGGCGCAAACAGGCGCCGGTACGGCTAATTCATTTTTCTCGCTCAGTTTTTATTACCAGTTCTGATTCATATGAAGATATTGATCATTGAAGACGAAAGGGCCATGGCGGCGGAAATGGAGGTGTTCCTGAAAAAGTCGTACGTGTGCGACCTGGCTTATAATGCCCGCCAGGGACTGCAAAAGATGGAAGAAAACCAGTACGACTTCATCCTGCTGGACCTTGGCCTGCCCGACAAAGACGGCCTGGTCGTATTGCAGGAAGCCCGAAAAAACTGCCCGGATGCATCGTACATCATCCTTACCGCACGCGGACAGCTCGAAGATCGCATTAAAGGGCTGGACTTGGGCGCGGATGATTATCTGCCTAAACCGTTTTCGCTGCTGGAACTGCAATCGCGGATGCAGGCCATTGCCAGGCGCAAGTTCGGATTGAGTGATAATACGGTGGAACTGGGCGACTTTAAGGTAGATCTTAATAAACGGGCGGTGTTTTTGGGACAGGAGGAAGTGGTGCTTTCGCGCAAGGAGTTCGACCTGTTAAGTTATATGTTGCTGCACAAAAACCGGCCGCTTACGCGGATGCAGCTCAGTGAACACATCTGGGGTAACTTCACCGATGATGATTACGATTCCAATTACATTGACGTACATATTAAAAACATCCGCAGGAAATTGTCTGCCTTCGGTTCGGTGGAATGGTTGCAGACGATCCGCCATGTAGGATATAAAATCAAGATATAGCTTGAAGCTATTTACCAAACTTACGCTGTTCATCACGCTGTCGAAACTGGCAGTGGTGGTGCTATTTGTGCTGCTGCTACCTGGTTTGGTAGACAGCATTGCCAGTCGTTATACCGACTATTACCTCAGCCAGCAAAAGAATAAGGTGTTGCAGGTGATCGATAAAAACGGGATCGATTATTACCTGGAAGGAGAAGCGGACTACGGCAGCTATACGATGTTAAAGGAGGAATACATCTCGCTGGAGCCCGTCGGTAAAAACATCCTGCCCGATACGATTGCCACGATGCGCAGGTTGGTGGAAGACGATACGCTCACTTACCGCATTCTCAGTCATGTGTTTTCGAACAACGGTAAAAGTTATATGCTGGAAGTTGGTAAAACCTCCGCCAGTATTGGTCAGTACAATCGTCCCTTGCAAAAGATGGCGCTATATGTACTGATCGGGCTTATCGTCATTACCATCGTTACCGATCTTATTTTCACGCGCCTGTTATTGAAGCCATTGGGTGTAATTATCCATAACCGATTGTTGAACCGCCGTTTTCCCTTCAAAGAAACTGCGCCGCCTATTCAAACCAGCACTACTGACTTTAAGTATCTCGACGCCTCCCTGGTGGACCTGATGACCCAAATCCGCGAGGCATTCGAGAAGGAGCGCGAGTTTACCTCCAACGCCTCGCATGAACTGATGACGCCTGTAAGCATTCTTCAAACCAAAATGGAAAACCTGCTGGGAGAAGGAGAGTTGCCGGAAGAAACAGAAAAACAGGTAGTCGGCATGATGAAAACCCTCAACCGGTTGAAGAAGATCGTCAACTCCCTGTTATTCATCTCCCGCATCGAAAATGACCAGTTCCCAAAGTCGGATACGTTTGCTATGCATACACTCGTGGAGGAAGTGATGGAGGAGCTTGATCACCGCCTGCCGGAGAAGCGCTTACAGTTTTCTGCCAGCATTTCTCGTAACGCTATCCTGCGCGGACTTAATCACGATCTTATTTTCCAGCTGATCTATAACCTGCTGAATAATGCGGTGCGTTATAACCGGGAGGGTGGTAGCATTCATGTAACAGACAGCTACAAAGCCGGTGAACCTTACCATTTATCATTGCAGGATACGGGCATTGGCATCCCGGAGCAGGAACTGGTGAACATTTTTAACCGGTTCAAAAAAGTGGAGAAGACGGGCAACGAAGGTTATGGACTCGGTTTATCGATCGTTAGTACCATTGCCCGCTACCATGATATCCAGATCGAAGTAACATCGCAGGTAGGAGAGGGCACCACTTTTACATTGGTCTTCCCGGAGGATCAGCTGGTTTGACCAGGGCTGCACCCCGCATTTACCCAGTTTCCCGGGCAGTCATAAATTCGGTGTTCGCGGTGGGCAATACTACACGCCCCAGGCCGTAATTACCAACCTTCTCGCACCACCATAGTCCCTGTGCTCACAAAGGTAAATGCCCTGCCAGGTACCTAGTAACGGTCGGCCGTTGTGTACCGGTATGAGCATAGAACTACCGAGCATCGCGGCTTTCAGGTGCGCCGGCATATCATCCGGCCCTTCATCATTATGAACATAATCGGGATCGTTCTGGGGGACGGCCTTGTTAAAGTAGGTTTCAAAGTCTTTGCGAACGGTAGGATCGGCATTTTCGTTGATGGTTAATGACGCGGAAGTATGTTGTATAAACACCTGCAGCATGCCGGTTTTGATTTCGCTCAACTGTGGCAGTGATTGTAATACTTCCGGGGTAATGATATGGAACCCGCGCTTACGGGCGCTGAGTTGTATGATTTGCTGGAACATTTTCATGCCGCTAAAATAGGTATTCTAAAAGCAACAGGGCCCGCAGGCCCCGTCGTATTTATTTTCCACGTTTAATCGTATTGTCAATCTTCGCTTTGCTAAAAGTCATTTTGTTTTCCCCTTCGCCGAGGTAGAGATGCTCGCCATCCAGCACATACGTTATCTTTTGGCCGGTGAGCAGCTTCAGGTAACGAGCTTCCACATCCGAGTTGGCGCAAGCCATTTCGGTAGACATCAGGGGGCCGAATACCAATTGCCCGTTCTCCAGTTTAACATCACCACCAAATCGGTTGCAGCCGCCATAGCCGTACACCTTGCCCTCCACCAGTTGTAATTCCAGGGTAGGACTACCTTTAGGCGACTCCTTCGGATCGATCGCCTGGTTGCCTATCTTCTCCAAAGCCCACAGCGTATTAAGGCGATATGCCCCCAGGAAATGTCCGCAGCCGGTGTATTGCTTATAATCAGTATCGCCTTTAAACTTCACATCTACTGTTACGCTGTACGCCGATTGCTCGCCCGACATGTCGTTCTCGCAGGTCTGGCGGAACAGCTGCACGGTGAGTGAGCCTTGTTCCGTTTCCGCATGATAGCGTGTTACAGGCGCATCTGCCGCCCGCTCGCCCTGGCTTGCCGGGGTCACGATCTCCGCACCATCCACGTTCTTAAAGTGCATCGACTTATCGAAATCTATTTCCAGCGACCAGAAAGGTTCGTTGCCACTGGCGGTGAAATCAACGGTGTTGGGCGTTTGTACGTTTGATAGCGTCGTTCTTTCCAGTTTATACTTCGCGGCGAGCGATGAGGTAATCGGTTTCGCATCTTTATCCAGCAACTCAAGTTTTTCACCACGAAAGGCAAGAAACTTGGTTTCACCCGCTACGTTATGCAGGGTAACCAAGCTGTCTGAGCTCATTTCCCAGGTGCCTTTGTCTACAAACGCATCGCCGGGTTTACCAAGGTAAATAGAGCGTTCGTAAAAGGTATCATTAGGTTGCAGTTGCAACAGGTAAGCGATGCCTTCGCAATCGGCGCAGGGTAATTCGCCTTTCCAGTTGGTGGCAGTGGCTTGCTTAAGCGCTTCCGGCGCAGGTTGGGCGCCGGTTTTCGGAGCACCGTTGTTGCAGGCCATCAGGCTGGCCGCGGCAAATAAGGAGAGGGTCCTTTTCATGTAACGTATTTTAGTTTCCGTATGCATAAAGATAAGCTGTTGTGCAAAAATATAGCCAGTCTCTGCATCGTATAATAAGACAATGATAACAAGGCATTTGTTCACTGATGACGCATGCATCTACCTGAAAAACTAAGCGAACGCCCGAAAAAATATGTAGATTTATCCCGCGTGAGTAACACTTTTTATACTGAATGATAGTACAACCCTTACATAACGAACCGGAGATGTTAAAAGACATGCAGGAAGGTGATGCTGCTGCTTTTACCGCTTTGTACCGTCATTACAGTCCGCCCATCTACACCGTTACACTTCGTATGGTAAAAGATCCCGGTGCCGCCCAGGAAATCATCCAGGACATCTTCTCCGACATCTGGAAAAACCGCGAAGTGTTGGAAATCGAGAATTTAGCCGCCTATCTCTATCGCGCCGGCCAAAACCGGGTACTTAACTTCTTTAAGAAACTCCAGCACGACCGCCAGCGGCTTGAAGACTTCCGGGTGTTTGCGGAAGAACATTACTCGCATATCGAAGAAGCCCTCCATTATCGCGAAAGCGCCGAGATGCTGCGTGACGTGTTACAGGATTTGTCGCCCAAACAACGGCAGGTGTACGAACTGTGCCGCATCGAAGGC
This genomic interval from Chitinophaga horti contains the following:
- a CDS encoding response regulator transcription factor — translated: MKILIIEDERAMAAEMEVFLKKSYVCDLAYNARQGLQKMEENQYDFILLDLGLPDKDGLVVLQEARKNCPDASYIILTARGQLEDRIKGLDLGADDYLPKPFSLLELQSRMQAIARRKFGLSDNTVELGDFKVDLNKRAVFLGQEEVVLSRKEFDLLSYMLLHKNRPLTRMQLSEHIWGNFTDDDYDSNYIDVHIKNIRRKLSAFGSVEWLQTIRHVGYKIKI
- a CDS encoding sensor histidine kinase — protein: MKLFTKLTLFITLSKLAVVVLFVLLLPGLVDSIASRYTDYYLSQQKNKVLQVIDKNGIDYYLEGEADYGSYTMLKEEYISLEPVGKNILPDTIATMRRLVEDDTLTYRILSHVFSNNGKSYMLEVGKTSASIGQYNRPLQKMALYVLIGLIVITIVTDLIFTRLLLKPLGVIIHNRLLNRRFPFKETAPPIQTSTTDFKYLDASLVDLMTQIREAFEKEREFTSNASHELMTPVSILQTKMENLLGEGELPEETEKQVVGMMKTLNRLKKIVNSLLFISRIENDQFPKSDTFAMHTLVEEVMEELDHRLPEKRLQFSASISRNAILRGLNHDLIFQLIYNLLNNAVRYNREGGSIHVTDSYKAGEPYHLSLQDTGIGIPEQELVNIFNRFKKVEKTGNEGYGLGLSIVSTIARYHDIQIEVTSQVGEGTTFTLVFPEDQLV
- a CDS encoding secondary thiamine-phosphate synthase enzyme YjbQ; the encoded protein is MKMFQQIIQLSARKRGFHIITPEVLQSLPQLSEIKTGMLQVFIQHTSASLTINENADPTVRKDFETYFNKAVPQNDPDYVHNDEGPDDMPAHLKAAMLGSSMLIPVHNGRPLLGTWQGIYLCEHRDYGGARRLVITAWGV
- a CDS encoding META domain-containing protein, translating into MKRTLSLFAAASLMACNNGAPKTGAQPAPEALKQATATNWKGELPCADCEGIAYLLQLQPNDTFYERSIYLGKPGDAFVDKGTWEMSSDSLVTLHNVAGETKFLAFRGEKLELLDKDAKPITSSLAAKYKLERTTLSNVQTPNTVDFTASGNEPFWSLEIDFDKSMHFKNVDGAEIVTPASQGERAADAPVTRYHAETEQGSLTVQLFRQTCENDMSGEQSAYSVTVDVKFKGDTDYKQYTGCGHFLGAYRLNTLWALEKIGNQAIDPKESPKGSPTLELQLVEGKVYGYGGCNRFGGDVKLENGQLVFGPLMSTEMACANSDVEARYLKLLTGQKITYVLDGEHLYLGEGENKMTFSKAKIDNTIKRGK
- a CDS encoding RNA polymerase sigma factor — translated: MIVQPLHNEPEMLKDMQEGDAAAFTALYRHYSPPIYTVTLRMVKDPGAAQEIIQDIFSDIWKNREVLEIENLAAYLYRAGQNRVLNFFKKLQHDRQRLEDFRVFAEEHYSHIEEALHYRESAEMLRDVLQDLSPKQRQVYELCRIEGRSYKEAAAIMGISSHTVKEYLVEANKRIRAGFGNNPALVFALLYLAAARPVFF